TCAAGAAAAAGACAAATTGCTGATTTTTACTGCCGCGCTAGTTGCCGAACGGCGGAAAGCTCGGGGCGTTAAGCTGAACTATCCGGAGGCGATCGCCTACATCTCTGCGGCTATTCTTGAAGGCGCCAGGGATGGGCGCACGGTTGCCGAACTCATGAGCTTTGGCACAACGCTGCTAACCCGGACAGAAGTCATGGAAGGCATCCCTGAAATGATTCATGAAGTCCAGGTCGAAGCTACTTTCCCTGATGGCACGAAGCTAGTAACCGTGCATGATCCTATTCGGTAGGCTCATCTAACAGCGTCTCAATGAGTAGGTCTACCTGCTGCTGCTGGCGATTCAGAAATCCCTCGCACTGGCGCAACTGCTCAACGGCTGTAGAGAACTGGTCAAACACCTCAGATAAAGGAAGTTCTCCGCTTTCAATCTGCTCGATAGTCGCCTCAATTTCTGCGACAGTTGCTTCGTAACGCCAATTTGCCGGAAGGCGCATAGTAATGTCGACTTCTACGGGTTCAGAAGTTTCGGTAATTTTAGAACGCTTGCTCATGAGTTTTGCTCTGGGGTGGTGATTTCTTGTACAGTGACTCGCATTTGTCCTTGGGCTAACTGGACTGTGAGTGCTTGCCCTGGCATTAGTTGTGCAGTGGATCGGACAACAGTGCCGTCTGTGTGACGAATTAAGGCGTAGCCTCGGCTTAAAACAGCGGCTGGATCAAGCGCACTGAGCTTTTGGCGGAGTAATTCGCAGTGCTGGGTGGCTTCCTGAACGGGTTGGAGGGCACTTTGAGTCAAACGTTGGCGCATCCAAGCGATCGCTTGCCCTTGCTGTCTGATTTGGCGATCGAGGTGAAGGCGGCGAATTTTGCCCTTTATCCGTTGAACCTGCGCACTGGATTGATCGATCGCTTGCTGCGTAGTTTGGTGCAGTAGGGCAATGCGATCGCGGTGATCGGCAATGACATCTCTGAGATTAGGTACGGCTTGCTCTGCTGCTGCCGTGGGCGTATGAGCACAAACATCAGCAACCAAATCTGCCAGCGATTCATCCCGCTGATGCCCAATGCCAGAGACGATCGGGATCGGGCAATCAGCGATTGCTCTCACTACTCGTTCATCGTTAAAGCAAGCCAGGTCTTCCACTGCCCCACCGCCCCGCGACAAAATCAGCACCTCGGCTCGTCCGTCTCGCTCGACTCGTTGAATCGCCTGGACGATCGCGGCAGGTGCCTGGTCACCCTGAACCAGGGCTGGTGATAACAACACCTGCATTCCCGGATGACGGCGCTTGAGGGTGCGCTTGATGTCTCCCCAAGCCGCTGCCTGGGGGGATGTGACTACGGCGATCGCTTGAGGGTAGGGCGGCAGAGGTTGTTTGCGATCGTCATCAAACAATCCTTCTAGTTCTAGCCGCTTACGCAACTGGCGGTAACGGAGCGATCGTAGCCCCTCGCCTGCGGGCAACACCTGCCACACCACTAACTGGTAGCTACCCCGCTGAGGATAGACACTAATTCGACCTAGAAGGATAATTTGCTCTCCCTGAACGGGCAGCGTCGCCAACTTACCCATCTGACTTTTCCAAACGACGCAGCTAAGGGTTGCCTTAGCCTCAGGGTCTTGCAGCGTAAAGAACAACCCGCTCTGATAATGATTGGTGCTCGAAACCTCCCCTGTTACCCAAACCTGAACAAGCTGATTATCCTGCTCTAACAAGTCTTGAATATAGGAAGTCAGCCCTGCCACCGAAAGAGCAGTGTCAGGAATAATCAGACTAGGAAAATTATCGTTCATAACCCAAGGATTTTCTTTAGTCGGCATTGCTAAAAAAAGCCATGAAAATCCGGTTCCCCTGCCCTCTTAGGGAAGGGGGTAGGGGTTAGGTTCAGTCGCCAACGCAACTAGGGAGACCTTTCCCCCAACCCCTCTCCTAAAGGAAAGGGGCTTTGAGCAGCTTCATAGCTTCATTGAGCAACACCAGATTTTTTTAGTTTAGCGCCAAGTCTAATTCAATTTAGTACATTTGTATGGTTAAATCAAAAACGAGCTAGAATATAGGTTGGTGCAACGTCCTCATTTTAAAGGAATCTTGCTGCCCTGAAGCAGTTTGCTGAACGGTCAATTCCCCTTTAAAGAGCAGAGCTTATTCCAAAGTAAATTCTAAGAGTAGACTTAGAAATCGCTCAAGAATTCAACGAGGTTACTACTAACGTCTTTCGGCATTTTGCCGATAAGACGCTACAACTTATATTAATTTGTCTGCCCGGTTCTAAATTTTTGCAAAATCTTGCCCTGAGGTACGAATGGCTAAAGCTACTAAAAATAATGAAGGTTCAGAGCGCGAAAAAGCCTTAGACCTGGTGTTAACACAAATCGATCGCACCTTTGGTAAAGGTACAATTATGCGCCTGGGCGATGCAGGTCGCATGAAGATCGAAACGACTCCTAGTGGGGCGCTCACCCTTGATTTAGCGTTGGGCGGCGGTATTCCCAAAGGACGAATTGTCGAGATTTATGGGCCAGAAAGCTCTGGTAAAACAACGTTAGCGCTACACATTATTGCTGAAATCCAGAAAGCAGGTGGCGTTGCAGCTTTTGTCGACGCTGAGCACGCTCTTGATCCCGTTTACTCGGCGGCGATCGGGGTAGATATCGCTAATCTTCTTGTTTCCCAGCCCGATACAGGCGAACAGGGGCTAGAAATTGTTGATCAGCTGGTTCGTTCTACCGCTGTCGATATTGTGGTGGTAGACTCTGTGGCGGCTCTGGTACCAAGGGCAGAAATTGAAGGAGAAATGGGCGATGTGCACGTCGGTTTACAAGCCCGTTTAATGAGCCAAGCCCTGCGGAAAATCACGGGAAATATTGGCAAAACTGGCTGTACTGTCGTGTTTCTCAATCAGTTGCGCCAAAAAATTGGGATCTCCTACGGCAACCCAGAAACCACAACAGGCGGCAATGCCCTCAAATTCTATGCGTCCCTCCGGCTCGATATTCGTCGGATTCAAACCCTCAAGAAGGGAACTGAAGAATACGGGACTCGCGCCAAAGTCAAGGTGGCGAAAAATAAGGTGGCTCCTCCCTTCCGCATTGCCGAGTTTGACATCATTTTTGGTAAGGGCATTTCTACCTTAGGCTGTCTGATGGACTTGGCTGAGGAAATGAATATCCTCGTGCGGCGCGGTGCCTGGTATAGCTACAACGGCGAAAACATTAGCCAGGGCCGCGATAACGCCATTAAGTACATGGAAGAGAAACCCGAATTTGCGAAAGAGGTAGAGAAGTTGGTGCGAGAAAAACTGGAGATGGGGGCTGTGGTTTCTGCAAACTCTGTGACTCCAACCAGTTCAGGCAGCGCCGATGAGGATGAAGACGAGATTGAAGAGGTCGATTTAGAAGAATAGGTCGTCGGGTGGCGATGCTACCCTTGGGACAACTTACGGTTAAATGGGTAGGTGTGAATTGCCCGGACGCGATGTCCGGGAACCCATTTCTTGTGAGCTTCCTGTGTCTGAATCGAAAAGACCGTCCGAATTAAAGAAATCATCGCGATCGCTGGCTGGCATTGCAGGTATTGTGGCGATCGCCACTCTGGTTAGTAAAGTCTTTGGGCTGGGTCGTCAAATACTAGTGGCGGCTGTGTTTGGGGTAGGGTCGGCATACGGCGCTTATCAGTTCGCTACGATCATTCCTAGCTTTTTCTTGATCTTGCTGGGTGGAATTAACGGCCCGTTCCATAGCGCTATGGTCAGTGTTCTCGCCAAGAAGGATAAGCGCGAGGCGGTGCCAGTAATCGAGACGATTTCTACATTAGTGGGACTGGTCATGCTGGTGTTAACGGCGATCGTAGTAGTATCCGCGCCGCAGCTTTTGACCTTAGTAGCACCAGGCTTGGCTGAGAAAGAACCGCTGGTGCGAGAAATCGCGATTCATCAACTGCGAATTATGGCTCCGACGGCGTGGTTCGCGGGCATGATTGGTATTGGCTTTGGGGCTTTGAATGCAGCGGATGTATATTGGTTGCCCTCTATCAGTCCATTGCTGTCGAGCGTGACGATTGTAGTAGCAGTGGGAGGGCTAGCATTTTGGCTAGGGAGTCAAGTCAGTGATCCCCAGTACGCTTTGCTGGGCGGTAGCGTTTTGGCTGGGGCATTTGTGGTGGGGACGGTGTTGCAGTGGGTGGCACAAGCGATCGCCCAAAAGCAAGCAGGCTTGGGCGGCTTCCGGCTTCGCCTTGACCTTAAAAACCCTGTAGTTAAAGATGTTTTAACAGTCATGGGTCCTGCGTTATTTGCCTCAGGAATGCTGCAAATCAACGTTTACACCGACATGTATTTCACGTCTTATTTAGAGAAACCTTCCGCTGCGGTATCGGCTCTAGATTACGCCAATCTGCTCGTGCAGACTCCTCTAGGGATTCTTTCTAACGTGATTTTGGTGCCATTGCTGCCCGTTTTCTCTCAACTTTCTGATCCGCAAAACTGGGGGGCACTGAAGCAACGAATTCGTCAAGGGATATTGATTACGGCGATCGTTATGCTGCCCCTGAGCGGTCTCATGATTTCTCTCTCGACTTCTATTGTCCGGGTAGTCTACCAACGCGGCGCATTTCAAACAGAAGCCTCACAACTGGTTGCAACCGTGCTGATTGCCTATGCGATAGGAATGTTTGTTTATCTGAGCCGGGATGTTTTAGTGCGGGTTTTCTATGCGCTGGGTGATAGCGATACGCCGTTCAAGATCAGCCTGGTTAACATTTTCTTGAACGCGCTGTTTGATTATTTGCTGCTGCCCTTTGGCGTACAGGGTTTGGTTTTGGCAACCGTGAGCGTCAATGTTCTTTCAGTAATTGCGTTAACTTATTTTCTGAATCGACGGCTTGGGGGTTTGGCTTGGCGATCGTGGGCTGCGTCTATCTGTGGATTAACCTTAATCAGTATCCTTTCGGGCGTAACCAGTTGGGGCATATTAACGATGCTGCAAAATGGGTGGAGCGCCCAAAACTTTTTGATTCAAGTCTTACAGCTTGCGATCGCAGGAGCCGCAGGCTTGTTAACGTTTAGTCTCATGGTGAGCCAGTTTAGGCTACCTGAGGTGGAACTGTTTACACAACAGATTCGGCAGCGACTAGGACGATAGAAAAAGATAACAAAGGCGGGCATCTAACCCGCCTTCTTCGTTAATTTTGTCGATTTGCCTGTAATTCAGCAGTTCGCACTGATACTTGCTGCGTATTACTACCTCGTTGCACAGTTACTCGCAACGGCTGTCCTAGCTTGCTCTTATCTACTAGGTTTTGCAACTGATCTGCGGTAGCCAGGGGTTGTCCATCAATTTGCGTGACGACATCCCCCCGTCGCAATCCTGCCAAAGCTGCCGGAGAATTTGGAACAATGCCTGCAACCAGAACACCATTGATTTCGGGAAGTTGGATGACTGCATTAGGGTCACTGTTATTTTGCTTGGCTAGTTCGGGGGTGAGGGTGGCAATTTGAACGCCTAAGTAAGGATGACTGACTTTTTCGCCTCGCGCTAACAGCGACGTGATTTCTTTCGCTTTGTTGATGGGAATGGCGAACCCAATCCCCATGGCATTGGCTCGGATGGCGGTGTTGATGCCTATCACTTCGCCTTGTTCGTTGAGCAAGGGACCACCAGAGTTGCCAGGATTAATGGCTGCGTCAGTTTGAATGAAATCTAAGCGCTTTTCGGGGATGCCTGCGGTCACGCTAGGACGATTGAGAGTACTGACAATGCCCAGAGTGACTGTGTTGTCGAGTCCGAAGGGGTTACCAACGGCGATCGCCCAATCGCCCACTTCTACCTGATCCGAGTCTCCTAGGTCTGAGGTTGGCAATCCGCCGCCCTGCACCTGAATTTTGACCACTGCCAGATCGGTCACTTCGTCAGCACCTTTAACTTCGCCCTTAAATTTTCGTCCATCTTTCAGCGTCACGGTCACTTGATCAGCCCCATTGACAACATGGGCATTGGTCAAAATAGTGCCCGTCGCATCGACAATAAAGCCCGATCCTTGCCCTTGTAAATGTTCTTCATAGGGGGCATCGGGAACCATGCCATCATTAAAGAAGCGGCGAAAGAACGGATCGTTGAAAACCGGATCGGGGTTGCGAGTGATGGTGCGCTCGGTGTCAATGCGGACAACGGCTGCCCCTACTCGCCTAACAGCAGCAGCAACAAAGCTGCCGCCTTTAGGAGTAGGGGCAGAAGCTGGCACCTGAGGATAGGCTGTGGGTTGCAACGCGATCGCAGGGGCGATCGTCGAAACAGGTTCAGCCCAGCTAGGTAAAGCCTGTAAGGGATTAAGCGCTAATAGCGCACCTAGAAAAATTGCCAATATGCGAGTGATCATTTGCAAACCAACCCAAGAAAACGGATAGAACGGTGAAGCAGAGTGAACAGGCACTCTTTCGTCCAATTTTAGAAGAAGGTTTCTAATTTTTGCCAAGGGGCGATCGGTGGGGTTACCCGCATTTATAAGCATCGTTTTAGCTCGATCGCTCTAGCTTAGACGAGTTGTGCATTCTAGCAATAGCCTTTGATTGATCAAGGCATGGGGTTGAATTTCGAGGGCACGTCGAAACGCATGAATGGCTTCGGTATACTCGCCCAGAGCCGCGTGGCATAGTCCAATACCGTGGAGTGCACCAAAATGAACCGGATTTAGCGCTGCGGCTTGCTGACAGTCTTTAAGAGATTTACGATAGCGTTCGGTCAAATAGTACAGCACTGCCCGACGGTTCCAGGCTTCGGCAAAGTCGGGCTGATCCTGAATCAGATCGGTTAAGACCGTTTCGGCTTTAACGAATTCTCCTGCATCTAGATGAACTTGACTTTGTTCAATAATTTCTAGCCCATAAGCGCCTTTTTGGTGAAACCAAATTCGCCAGAGTTCTACGGTCGCTTTTTCTCGGATGCCTTCGTCTGGATTCTTAAGATCTTCTAGAAGGGCATTGATGGGAGCGTTGTTCATGAGGAAGGAAAATATCTAGAGATGGGGTTAATTCATCCAATGTACAACTTCCGCTATTTTTTGTTGTCTCCTTTATAGATGCTCAGAACGCGAACCATGGCGCTCCGAGTCATAGGAGTGTGAGGCGCGATTTTACCCGAATCGAGGGGAAGAATGCCAGATTGAAGAGACATGGCGATCGCGCTTCTATCTGCCTTAGGAATCTGAACAGCATCTGGATAGCGACTGAGAATAGCCTTCACAGTGGATTCGGGTAAAGGCTTTTCTCCTTGGGCTTTTGCCAAAATGGCTAGCGCTTCAGTTCTAGGAACAGGTTGGCTAGGATGAAACTTGCCTTGGCGATCGCAGGTCATGATGCCGCGACTTAAGACAGTTTGAATTTCTGAATGTGCCCAGTAAGATTCTGGAACATCTTGAACCTTAGCCTGACTAATTTGAGAAAAAGGGCGAAGCCGAAATTCTTTGACCAAAAGTTGAGCCAACTCAGCCCGGCTTAAGGGCGGATCAGCAGGCACTTTGTCTGAGGCAAGTAAAGTTTTGGACGCTGGGCTAATTAGTTTAGATAAAGACCCTTCAGGCTGGGGTTGCACCTGTGCGACTGCCGACACACCCACTAGTAATACCGTGAGGGAAATTGCACCAATTAATCGTTCCATAGTCTTCACTCCACAACACCACTTACATTCCTCTGCTACCCATTGCAATCAACAGTCCGTTTGCTTAGTTATCCGGAAATGGAACTGAACCTAGTTCAACTTTGTTATGCAATGACTAATCGAGAATTGGGTGAAGGCTGTGACAGTATTTAGGCTGGAACCTAGCGTACAAAACAAGCTACTACAAAGATTCTGCGGCGATCGTCCTCAATGCTGAAAACATCCTTAAAAATTAGGATTAATCTGCTTGACTAAATGCTCTAGTTCAGGCAAGATTAGGCGCTCAACTGCAAGACGTACGGCAGGAGTTGAGCCAGGAATTGAGAAAATCAGCTTAGACTGGCAAACGCCTGCGACAGCCCGTGATGCGATCGCCCGTGAGCCAATTTCTGCATAGCTGAGCCAGCGAAAGAGTTCACCGAATCCAGGGAGCGTTTTATCAAGAGAACGGGCGATCGCATCATAAGTTGTATCTCTAGGCGCAATACCCGTACCGCCATTAAAGATCAATGCTTCCACATCAGAGCGCTGGCAGAGGGCTTGAATTAGGGCTTGAATCTGCGTTGGCTCGTCTCGAACCAAGGCGTAATCCACTACCTCATGCCCGGCATTTTGCAACAACAATTGAATCATCTGACCGCTGCTATCTGTCTCGGCAGAGCGAGTATCGCTAACCGTAATGACCGCACAGTTGACCCTCAGCGGTTGAACATCAGGATGGGGAATAGGAGCCATAGCAAGTCCTGTTAAATTCACCATTGCCCTAAACTTTCGCCCCTTAAGAGCAAAAGTTTAGGGGGTTATGCGAGTAGATATCGACCAGGTTTAACCTTTCTCCAGACCGTTTTCCGCTGCATAGCGATCCATAAACCGGATAAACCGCTCCCATTCAGCCGTGCTTCTCATGACATAGAGCGCTTCCAAAGCTTCGGGTTGACCGTTGACATACTTGGCATTGACTTCTCTGGTGGTGATTTCTCCTTCCTCATCAATCATGTACATGCCAGTAATTGAAACCGCACTGTCATCTTCAAAAGCTTTGGGTTTCTCAAAATAAAATGTGGCAGTGCCGTTGGTACCGTCCTTCGAGCGGGTGAGCCGCACATCGGGGATTATTTCTTCTGCAATACCTCTAGAAAATTGAATTTCAGCCATGACTGCTCCTTTAAACTGCGCTTAATCCATCTTCCCATTTTTCCACCTCGCATAGTCTTGAACTATGATCAGTTTTAATTCGGTAGTGCTAAATTGCATTTCTCCGAGCATTTTCAGGTTCGTGCTTTCATTCAGCAATGCCTCAATCCTTGCAGCGGAGTAGTCATGGTTGCAGTTGTTATCGGTATTAATCTGCTAATTGCTACGGGATGTTGGTACGTGGCTTGGCGGGTCTGGAAATTGCGATCGGCACTCTCGAAAGCAGCAGACGCACTCGTTGCAGCCGAACGGGCTACGCATCGTGTGTTGAGCGGTGCACCTCAAGGCATTGGCAAGGGAGAAACTGGCGTTTATCAGTTGCGGCAGCAGTATCGGCTCTTGGAGGTGAAGTTGCTGCGAGTTCAACAAATTTTGAAGTTACTAGGTTTGGGGCAATTGGTGTGGCAGTGGTATGGCAAGAAGCTGCCCCTGTCGAGTCAGTCACTGTCGAATCAGTCACTGTCGAATCAGTCACTGTCAAAGCAGTCACCGTCGAAGCAAGCCGCACGTGGCGCTTCAAAGACTGGCTTAGCGAAGTCTCAAAAACCGTCTTTTTGAGAAAAAAATAGATCTAAATCGGTCGTCCGTGCCAAGATTCAATACTCTATAGGTATGGGCTGAGATATATGTGCTGTTTGGCGGGGAATAGATAATGTCAGATAACCGTTCTGGATCATCAGGATCGTTTGTTGGAGGTTTGTTTGTTGGCGCTATTGTAGGAGCCGTAGCAGGTTTATTGGTGGCTCCAAAAACTGGACGGGAAACTCGGCAGTTGATTAGAAAATCGGCGGATGCGTTGCCCGAACTAGTTGAAGATTTGTCGAGTAGTGTGCAATTGCAAGCCGATCGCCTCTCTGAAACAGCAGTTCGTAACTGGGATGGAACGCTAGGACGGTTGAAAGAAGCGATCGCGGCTGGCGTTGAAGCAAGCCAACGAGAAGTACAAGATATTTCTGAGTCGCGCTTAAAGGTCGAAGGGCGATCGCCAATTCGTGATTCTGGCGTGAGGTAGTCTGCTGTGATTGATCCTGTGTTTTGGTTAGGGGTCTCTATCCTTTTTGTGGCAGTGAGCATTGCTGCGGTATTGGTGGCGGCAATGCCTGCATTCCGAGAGCTCGCCCGCGCGGCTCGGAGCGCCGAAAAGTTGTTCGACACGCTTAACCGTGAATTTCCGCCCACCCTCAAGTCGATCCGAGATACAGGCGCTGAAATTAGCAGCCTCACCGATGACATGAGTGAGGGAGTTCAAGGCGCAGGGCGGGTGGTGCAGCAAGTTGATCAAAGCATTAGCGGCGTGAAGCAGAAGACAGAAGTTACGACTCGTAGCATCGTGAGTGGAGTCAAGGCAGCTTGGAAAGCGTTCAGCCGCCCTGACCCTGCTGGCGCAAAGACTATTGATCCCGATAGCGACGATGACCGATCGGAAGATATTAAAGATCCGCCCCGTTTGATTGCTAACACCAGACCTACTGTAAAGATTGAAACTGTAGAGATTGGAGAAGACGTAGCTGAGAAACTCGTGAATTCTTCTCAGGAAGCCGAAATAGCGCTATCTAATTATTCTGATTCGGTTGCAAAGCTAAGTGAGGAGCTAGAGGATATCCGCGATCGCTTAACTCATGAGAAAAATTGAGATGTCTTCAGCTAACTCCATCCATGCCATTCGAGGAGCGTTTCTTGATTTTGTTGATGATCCATTTTATGTCTCTGAGCTAGAAAGCGTTCGGTATATTGCCGACGGACTACTGGTGATTGAAGCAGGGGCGATCGCCGCTTTTGGAACTTATGCTGACCTGCATCCTCAGTATGTTAATGTACCTGTAACCGCTTACCCTGGCAAGCTGATCATGCCAGGATTTATTGACACCCACATTCATTTTCCGCAGCTTGAAATGATTGCGGCTTATGGAGAGCAGCTTTTAGAATGGCTTAATCAATACACGTTTCCAACTGAAGAAAAATTTAAAGATAGAGATTACTCACAGAAAATTGCTTCGCTGTTTTTAGACGAACTGCTAAAAAACGGTACAACAACAGCATTAGTATTTGCGACGGTTCATCCTCAGTCGGTCGATGCCTTTTTTGAGGAAGCCAGTCGTCGGAATTTGCGCATAATTGCAGGCAAAGTGCTGATGGATCGGCACGCCCCCGCAGCTTTGACCGACACGCCTGAAAGTGCCTATCAAGACAGCAAAAAATTGATCCAAAAGTGGCACGGTCAGGGACGTTTGCTTTATGCCATTACGCCTCGGTTTGCCATTACTTCGACTGATGAGCAATTGCAGTTAGCCGGAAAGCTGCTGCAAGAATTTCCAGAGGTTTATTTGCATACCCATCTCTCTGAAAACCCAAAAGAGGTGGAATGGGTGGCAGAACTGTTTCCCGATCGCCGAGGTTATTTAGATGTTTATGATCAGGCAGGACTGGTTGGCAAAAAGTCAGTGTTCGCTCATGGGGTGCATTTAACCGATGCAGAGTTTCAACGCTTATCTGAAGCTAAAGCGACCCTGGCGTTTTGTCCTACGTCCAATCTATTTTTGGGGAGTGGATTGTTTAAGCTGCATCAGGCAAAGGCGATCGCTCAGCCCGTGAAGGTGGGACTGGGCACTGATGTGGGTGCAGGAACTAGCTTTTCCATGTTACAGACTGCCAGCGAAGCCTACAAAGTATCGCAGTTGCAAGGGCGATCGCTGTCTGCGTTTAAGGCGCTCTTTTTGGCGACGCTGGGCGGGGCACAGGCGCTTTCTCTAGAAGACAAGTTGGGAAATTTTCAGCCTGGAAAAGAGGCGGATTTTATTGTGTTAGACCCACAAGCCACGCCGCTAATGACCATTCGGAATGCTGAGATGCCTGCGCAGTCTTTAGAAGACCTGGCTAAAACCGCTTTTGGCATGATGATTTTAGGAGACGATCGGGCAATTCATGCGGTTTATATTGCTGGAGACTTGGCTTACGCGATCGCTGACTCACAGAATTAGATTGCAGGATCATGTAGATTGCAACATTCTAAGATTCCGGGATCATTAACGTTGCTCCGTTTTAATCACTCTTGTATGATTAAAATAATATTAACGTTAAAAAATGTAACGAATCCTCTCATGTTTCGTTACCTGAGTAACTGATTCGTATTCACCTTAGAGAAGCTGCTGATTTGTTCATGTCAAAATCCCCTTTTCACAACCTTTTCAAGATTCTTGTTGCTTTTGCATTAGTCGTTACGACTTGGGCGATCGCTCCGGCGGCTGAAGCGTACGACAACCCAGATTTATTACCCACTTCGCCCACGCTAATCATTGACTTAGCTAATTCCTTAACAGCGATTCAGCAGGACAAGCTCGATCAGCAACTCACAGATTTCGAAACTGAGACAGGCTGGAAGCTAAGAGTATTAACTCAGTTCGATCGGACTCCGGGT
Above is a window of Timaviella obliquedivisa GSE-PSE-MK23-08B DNA encoding:
- a CDS encoding trypsin-like peptidase domain-containing protein, translating into MITRILAIFLGALLALNPLQALPSWAEPVSTIAPAIALQPTAYPQVPASAPTPKGGSFVAAAVRRVGAAVVRIDTERTITRNPDPVFNDPFFRRFFNDGMVPDAPYEEHLQGQGSGFIVDATGTILTNAHVVNGADQVTVTLKDGRKFKGEVKGADEVTDLAVVKIQVQGGGLPTSDLGDSDQVEVGDWAIAVGNPFGLDNTVTLGIVSTLNRPSVTAGIPEKRLDFIQTDAAINPGNSGGPLLNEQGEVIGINTAIRANAMGIGFAIPINKAKEITSLLARGEKVSHPYLGVQIATLTPELAKQNNSDPNAVIQLPEINGVLVAGIVPNSPAALAGLRRGDVVTQIDGQPLATADQLQNLVDKSKLGQPLRVTVQRGSNTQQVSVRTAELQANRQN
- a CDS encoding S-layer homology domain-containing protein; the encoded protein is MERLIGAISLTVLLVGVSAVAQVQPQPEGSLSKLISPASKTLLASDKVPADPPLSRAELAQLLVKEFRLRPFSQISQAKVQDVPESYWAHSEIQTVLSRGIMTCDRQGKFHPSQPVPRTEALAILAKAQGEKPLPESTVKAILSRYPDAVQIPKADRSAIAMSLQSGILPLDSGKIAPHTPMTRSAMVRVLSIYKGDNKK
- a CDS encoding exodeoxyribonuclease VII large subunit, with protein sequence MNDNFPSLIIPDTALSVAGLTSYIQDLLEQDNQLVQVWVTGEVSSTNHYQSGLFFTLQDPEAKATLSCVVWKSQMGKLATLPVQGEQIILLGRISVYPQRGSYQLVVWQVLPAGEGLRSLRYRQLRKRLELEGLFDDDRKQPLPPYPQAIAVVTSPQAAAWGDIKRTLKRRHPGMQVLLSPALVQGDQAPAAIVQAIQRVERDGRAEVLILSRGGGAVEDLACFNDERVVRAIADCPIPIVSGIGHQRDESLADLVADVCAHTPTAAAEQAVPNLRDVIADHRDRIALLHQTTQQAIDQSSAQVQRIKGKIRRLHLDRQIRQQGQAIAWMRQRLTQSALQPVQEATQHCELLRQKLSALDPAAVLSRGYALIRHTDGTVVRSTAQLMPGQALTVQLAQGQMRVTVQEITTPEQNS
- a CDS encoding YtxH domain-containing protein; this encodes MSDNRSGSSGSFVGGLFVGAIVGAVAGLLVAPKTGRETRQLIRKSADALPELVEDLSSSVQLQADRLSETAVRNWDGTLGRLKEAIAAGVEASQREVQDISESRLKVEGRSPIRDSGVR
- the recA gene encoding recombinase RecA, with translation MAKATKNNEGSEREKALDLVLTQIDRTFGKGTIMRLGDAGRMKIETTPSGALTLDLALGGGIPKGRIVEIYGPESSGKTTLALHIIAEIQKAGGVAAFVDAEHALDPVYSAAIGVDIANLLVSQPDTGEQGLEIVDQLVRSTAVDIVVVDSVAALVPRAEIEGEMGDVHVGLQARLMSQALRKITGNIGKTGCTVVFLNQLRQKIGISYGNPETTTGGNALKFYASLRLDIRRIQTLKKGTEEYGTRAKVKVAKNKVAPPFRIAEFDIIFGKGISTLGCLMDLAEEMNILVRRGAWYSYNGENISQGRDNAIKYMEEKPEFAKEVEKLVREKLEMGAVVSANSVTPTSSGSADEDEDEIEEVDLEE
- the murJ gene encoding murein biosynthesis integral membrane protein MurJ, with the translated sequence MGRCELPGRDVREPISCELPVSESKRPSELKKSSRSLAGIAGIVAIATLVSKVFGLGRQILVAAVFGVGSAYGAYQFATIIPSFFLILLGGINGPFHSAMVSVLAKKDKREAVPVIETISTLVGLVMLVLTAIVVVSAPQLLTLVAPGLAEKEPLVREIAIHQLRIMAPTAWFAGMIGIGFGALNAADVYWLPSISPLLSSVTIVVAVGGLAFWLGSQVSDPQYALLGGSVLAGAFVVGTVLQWVAQAIAQKQAGLGGFRLRLDLKNPVVKDVLTVMGPALFASGMLQINVYTDMYFTSYLEKPSAAVSALDYANLLVQTPLGILSNVILVPLLPVFSQLSDPQNWGALKQRIRQGILITAIVMLPLSGLMISLSTSIVRVVYQRGAFQTEASQLVATVLIAYAIGMFVYLSRDVLVRVFYALGDSDTPFKISLVNIFLNALFDYLLLPFGVQGLVLATVSVNVLSVIALTYFLNRRLGGLAWRSWAASICGLTLISILSGVTSWGILTMLQNGWSAQNFLIQVLQLAIAGAAGLLTFSLMVSQFRLPEVELFTQQIRQRLGR
- the psb28 gene encoding photosystem II reaction center protein Psb28, encoding MAEIQFSRGIAEEIIPDVRLTRSKDGTNGTATFYFEKPKAFEDDSAVSITGMYMIDEEGEITTREVNAKYVNGQPEALEALYVMRSTAEWERFIRFMDRYAAENGLEKG
- a CDS encoding MogA/MoaB family molybdenum cofactor biosynthesis protein, which codes for MAPIPHPDVQPLRVNCAVITVSDTRSAETDSSGQMIQLLLQNAGHEVVDYALVRDEPTQIQALIQALCQRSDVEALIFNGGTGIAPRDTTYDAIARSLDKTLPGFGELFRWLSYAEIGSRAIASRAVAGVCQSKLIFSIPGSTPAVRLAVERLILPELEHLVKQINPNF
- the ureA gene encoding urease subunit gamma is translated as MQLTPQEKDKLLIFTAALVAERRKARGVKLNYPEAIAYISAAILEGARDGRTVAELMSFGTTLLTRTEVMEGIPEMIHEVQVEATFPDGTKLVTVHDPIR
- a CDS encoding tetratricopeptide repeat protein, with the translated sequence MNNAPINALLEDLKNPDEGIREKATVELWRIWFHQKGAYGLEIIEQSQVHLDAGEFVKAETVLTDLIQDQPDFAEAWNRRAVLYYLTERYRKSLKDCQQAAALNPVHFGALHGIGLCHAALGEYTEAIHAFRRALEIQPHALINQRLLLECTTRLS
- the xseB gene encoding exodeoxyribonuclease VII small subunit, whose product is MRLPANWRYEATVAEIEATIEQIESGELPLSEVFDQFSTAVEQLRQCEGFLNRQQQQVDLLIETLLDEPTE